In Kytococcus sedentarius DSM 20547, the sequence GTGCAGGGAGATCGGCTCACGCCCGTACTTCTGGACCTCGACGACCTTCTCGGGGGTCATGTCGAGCTCCTTGGCGAGCTCCTCCGGGGTGGGCTCGCGGCCCAGGTCCTGCAGCATCTGGCGCTGCACGCGGGCCAGCTTGTTGATGACCTCGACCATGTGCACCGGGATGCGGATGGTGCGGGCCTGGTCGGCCATGGCGCGCGTGATGGCCTGCCGGATCCACCAGGTCGCGTAGGTGGAGAACTTGTAGCCCTTGGTGTAGTCGAACTTCTCAACCGCACGGATCAGGCCCAGGTTGCCCTCCTGGATCAGGTCCAGGAAGAGCATGCCGCGGCCGGTGTAGCGCTTGGCCAGCGAGACCACCAGGCGGAGGTTGGCCTCCAGCAGGTGGTTCTTGGCGTTCTTGCCGTCGGAGGCCACCCACCACAGCTCTCGCTTGAGCTTGGCGTCGATCTTGTCACCGGAGTTCAGGCGCTGCTCGGCGAACAGGCCGGCCTCGATCCGCTTGGCGAGGTCCACCTCCTGCTCGGCGTTCAGCAGCGCGACCTTGCCGATCTGCTTCAGGTAGTCCTTCACCGCGTCGGCGGTGGCACCGGCGGTGACGACCTGCTGGGCCGGGGCGTCGTCCTCGTCGTCCGCGCGCAGCACGAACCCGCGGGACTCCGACGCCTCCTCCTCCGCAGCCTTCTGCGGGGCGACCTGCGAGGTCTCGCCGGCCACCAGCTCGACGGTGTCCTTGCCCTCGAGCTTGGCGCGCTCCTCGGCCTCGTCCTCGGCCGCGATCTCGTCCAGCTCCGGCGCGTCGGCCGAGGCGTTGCGGGCGTTGGTCTCCGCCGCGGACTTCGCCGTGGTCTTGGTCGCGGCCTTGCCCTTGGCGGTGGACTTCGCCGCGGTGCCCTTCGCGGCCTTCGTGGCCTTGCGGGTGGTGCTGGCGGTGCCCTTGGCCGGGGTCGACTTGGCGGCCGCGCCCTTGGTCGGAGTCGACTTGGTGGTGGCCTTGCTGGTGGTCGACTTGGCGGTCGTGGACTTGGCCGTCGCGCTCTTGGCGGTCGTGGACTTGGCCGTCGTGGACTTGGCGGTGGTGGCCTTGCTGGTGGTCGACTTGGCGGTCGCGGACTTGGCCGTCGTGCTCTTGGCGGTCGTGGACTTGGCCGTCCGCGAACGCGTCGCGCGCGGCTTCACCCCCCGCTGCACCTGGGCGAGCCGGGCCGCGGTCTCCTGGTCGAAGTGCACCTCGACGCCCTGGGAGCGGAGGTTCTTGAGCAGGCGCTGTGCCTGGGTGGGCGTCAGGTCGGCCCCCTCGATGGCCGCCTGGACCTTGTCGGTGGCGACCTTGCCGTTGTCGACGGCGCGCTCCACGAACTCGATGAGTCCCGGCTTGTCCAACATCTGCTTTCCCAGCACCGCGGTCACAGGCTCGCTCACGGTGGGGTTCTCTGCGGACTTCTCGGAGGTGGGGGGAGTCACGAAGCGGATCCTTCCGGGTGGTATCACGGGCGCGACGAACCACCGGGCACGGAATCATGGGGAGTCGACGAGGTCACCCCGAATGGGTGAGGGTCGATCGATGACGTGCGGAGGAGACGTGCTGAGGGGTTCCGATGGCGGTCCTCCCTCGTCCGCCCTCTCGCCGGGCTGGTGGAACATGACCATTATAAAAAACCACCCCGCGCTCTGTCGCGCGGGGTGGTCCTGAGGGGTCCCGGGCGGCTCCGCAGACCGCTGTGACCGCGATGACTGGAAGGGTCCTCAGACCGCCTTGACCGCGATGACCGGGCACGGCGCCTCGAGCAGGATCCTTTGGGCGTTTGAGCCCAAGAGCAGCTTGCCCACCGGGGTGCGACGCCGCAGGCCGATGACGATCACGGCCTCCTGACCGCTGGACGCGGCCGACTCCGCCACCTCGATGAGGTCCTCCGAGGGCTCGTTGCCGCGGTCGAAGTCCAGTCGCTCCAGCGCGACACCGGCCTCCTCCAAGTCCTTCTCGGCAGCCTCCAGCTCGCGCACGAAGGCCCGGGTGGAGTCCGCCCCCGACCCCTTGCCCGTGCGTGCGGAGTGGACGACCTGCAACGGCTCCTGACGACGGATCGCCTCGGCGACGCCGAACTTCAGAGCGGCGCGGCCCTCGTCCGACGCGATGTATCCAACGATGACTGCCATGGTGGGGTTCTCCTGCAGGTAGTGACCAGTGGGCTCAACGTAGGCGCCCGTTCGTGTCCAGTGCATCACACCCGGCGCTGACCCGGCGGGCCGGGCTTCCCTCCATCGGGATCCCGTGGTGCACCAGCCGCAGCAACAGCCCGCTGAGGGTGTGACCCGGTTCGGCGTCCAGCGCCCGCTCCAGCAGGAAGCGCGCGACGATCCCGTCGCCGTGCCACCACGCCCACAGCCCCGCCAGACAGGCCACCGGCGCCGCACACGTGGTGGGCAGCACGGCGGTCAGCGTCCGCAGGTTCTGCGTCACCGCCCATCCCGTCCACCGGTCCTCGCCGACCACGGAGGCCGGCTCGCCCAGCGCCTGCTCGACCGCGGCCCGCGCGTCGGGGTCCAGGGCCTCCAGGGGCATGCCCCCCGGGGTCAGCCACGCGATGAGCGCGTCACGTACCGGCACCGACCGCGCCGCCCACAGGACCGCCGCGAGCTCCGGCGGCCCGAACTCCGCGGCCGGCTCGTGCACCACGCGCCGCCACTGCTCCAGCGACTCCTTGCGCAGTCGGGTGTTCCCCTTGCGGCCGGTCCAGCGCTTCGTGGCCGCGGCCAGCTCCTGCGGGTCGAGCTGCGCCCCCTCCCCTTCGACCCAGGGCGCCAGCAGCGCCTCCGGGGACTCGTGCACCACGGCCCCCTCGGCGATGAGGGCCGTCGCCGCGGCGGACTCGTGCAGGCTGGGCACCGGCTGCGGCTCCCCGCACTCCAGGTCTCCACACGGGCAGTCCGGGCGCCACCAGGAGCCCTCACAGACCAGGGCCACCCCCATCACGTCGATGCCGGTCTCCGCCAGCCAGTCGGCGGACTGGTGCAGCAGCGCCCCCACGTAGTCCTGGTCCATCGGGTCGGACAGGTAGCCGATGAGGGTGAGCCGCCGCAGGTCGGCGTGCAGCAGGGCCGGCAGCACGCTCTGGACCAGCTCGCGGGCGTCGAGGTGCGCATGGCTCCAGTGGTCCGGCGGCGGGAGCGCCACCCGCTGGAGCGCCACGCGCCCCTCGGGGGTCGGGCACACCAGCACCACCGCATCGGTGGGGGTGAAGCCCGCCAGCAGTGGCACCACGGTGAGCAGGTCGGGGAGGTCTCGGACTTTGGGGATCGTCGTCATGCCCCCATGCCACCGGCCCCGGCCCACCTCGTGGGTGGGGCCGGGGCCGGTGGTGTGGGTGGGCCGTTGCTTTCCCGCGGAGGACGTGGCGACCTGTTGACGAAGCCCTCAGACGCGGGGCAGCTCCTCGCGCGCGTGGTCGAGGATGCGGTTGAACAGGTAGACGTCCAGGGCCGCACCGATGACGCCACCGGCCAGCGGGATCGCCTTGCCCAGGCGGGTCAGCACCTTCTCACCGGTCTGGGCCAGGATGCGGAAGCCCACGGCCTTGTTGACCACCATCAGAGCCGGGGCCGGCAGCTGGCGGCTGGCCAGCGAGGCCAGACGGCCCCCGGAGACCAGGGTGGCGGGGATACCCGCCGAGGTGAGGATGTCCCGGGCGTCGGCGCCCACCAGCGTCAGCAGGATCGCCGAGCGGAGCTCGGGCTGCTGCACGTCGTGGCCACGCAGGTGGGCGATCGCCGCGATGGCGCGGGTCGAGAGCAGGTAGAACTCCAGCACGTTGGCCGGCAGCGCGACCGGCAGGGTGATCAGGCCACCCAGCCCGGTGGCGAAGCCGCCACCAGCGATCTTGCGGAAGTGGTCCTTGGCGATGGCCTTCTCGGCCTTCTCGACGTCGCCCTTGGCGGCGACCAGGGCCTGCTCGGCCACCTTCTGCGCGCCCTTCACCGGGCCGACACCGTCGATGCCGACCTTCAGCAGGCGGTCGGCCAGGCTGTGTGCGGCCTTGTCGAGCAGGCCGGGGTCCTCGGTCTGGGCGGCAGCAGCTGCCCGTCGTTCGAGCTCCTTGTCCTTCTTGGACGAGAAAAAGCCCATCGTTCCTCCTCGGGTGCAGGCGAATACGGTCCGGTGGTCGAATCTATCCGAGAACTCAGCCCCACACCGTCGAACCGCCGCGGCCCGCAGGCGGACCGTCGTCATCGGGGTCCGCGGGGCGGTCGTCGCTGCCGTCGGCGCCCGACTCGTCGTCCGGCTCACCGTCGCCCGGCTCGTTCGGCGCGTCCTCCATCGTGGCGCCGGAGGCCAGCCACTCCTCCAGGTCGGAGGCGATCTCGTCGGGGCTGGGCAGCTTGGCCACGTCGTGCGCGGTCAGGCTGCGGCGCTGCTGAGAGCTCATGAACTCGTCGAACTGCTGCTCCATGGTGCGCACCACCTCGAGCGCCTCAGGGTTGGACTCCACCAGCTCGTCCAGCTCCCGGCGGTTCACCTCGGCCCGCTTCTCCAGGTCGTCCATGGGCACCTCGATCCCGGTGGCCTCCGAGATCGCGTGCAGGGCGGCCACGGTGCCGTCCAGCATCTCCCGGTCGGCCAGGTAGCCCGGGACGTGGATGGCGAAGCCGATGGTGTCGATCCCCGCCTCCGCGAAGCGCACGTGGGCCAGGCCGTCGACGTGGCCAGGGACCTGCATGGTGCCGAACACCGATGCGTGATCGGCGATGAGGCGCTCGTCCGAGGCGTAGGCGGTCAGCCCGGTCGGCCGCGTGTGGGGCACCTGCATGGGCGCCCCGTTGGCCGAGACCAGGGTGCGGACGCCGAACTCCTGCGCCAGCATCAGCAGGGCCATGAGGAAGCGCTCCCACTGGTAGTCCGGCTCGGGGCCGTTGAGCAGCAGGAAGTGGCGCCCGTTGGGGTCGGTGACGCGGTGGACCACCAGGCTCGGCATGTCCACCGAGATGTAGCGGTCGCGCTGGAAGGTCAGCAACGGCCGGCGGGCGCGGTAGTCCAGCAGTGCGTCGACGTCGAAGGACGCGACCACCCGGGACTCCATGGTGGAGAGCACGTGGGCCACCGCGTTCTTCTCGACGTCGCCGGCATCGACCAGTCCCCCGGTGGCCAGCCACAGGGTGTCGGTCCGCACCGACCGGGGGTCGATGTCGGCCGGGTCCTCGATCCGGAACAGCTCGCTGGGGTCCTGCACGGGGGGTCCTCCCTTGTGGATGCGTGGTGCCACGATAGGCGGCGCACCGCCTGGTGGCGCGGGCGACCGTGTGGGGTCAACGCCCCGCGCCGCGGCTCTGTTCCAGTGCCTTCTCGACGGCGTCCATGGCCGCGTAGATGCGCTTCTCGCTCACGGCGTGTGCGGTCCCGAGCTGCTGGGCGAACAGGCTGACCCGCAGCTCCTCGGTCATCCAGCGCAGCGCGCGGACGTCCGGCCGCAGCCGCTCCAGCTCGTCCAGGCCCGCCAGCAGGTCGGCCCGCTCGCGCTCCACGGTCTGCACCACGGCCAGCCGCTCGGTGTCCCGCGCGAGATCCGTCGGTGCCTTGGCCGCCCGCTGCTCCATGGCCTGCAGGTAGCGAGGCAGGTGCCGCACCTGCTCGTAGCCGGCGTGGGTCAGGAAACCCGGGTGCACCAGCCCCCGCAGCTGGGCGGTCAGGTCCTCCCGCAGCGGCGCCAGGCGCGGTGCCGTCATCGACTCCACCGCGCGCTCCACGGCCGGCACGCCCGCGAGCACCTTCCCGGCGGCGCCCACCATCTCCAGGATGCGGGGCGCGGCCTGCTGCACGGCGGTGGCCTGCACCTGCTCGAAGGCCTCCCGGGTGCGCACCGTCCCGGCCGCGGCCAGGCGCTCGGCGATCACCGAGTCCACCGCCGCCGCCAACGCGTCCTCCAGCAGGGCCTGGGTGGAGCCGTGCGGCGCGGCCCCCAGGGCCAGCTTGGTCTGGTTGTCCACGCTGCGCAGGATGCGGTTCCACGGCGGGTTGAAGCCGGCCAGCACCAGGCGGCGCAGGCCGAGTGCGTGCTCGTGGGCCGCCTGGCGGGGGTCGGCGAACACCTGCACCCCGGCCGTCGTCCCCTCGTCGACCAGGGCGGGCCAGCCCTGCACACCGCCGTCGTCGAAGTGGGCTGGCAGCTCGTCAAGGGTCCAGCTGGTCAGCCCCGATGCGGTGAGTCCGGCCGCCGCTCCCGCCACGGCCTCCTGCAGCGAGCCCGCGAGCTGCGCCTGCAGGGCCGTCAGGTCGTTGCCCTCGGCGAGCACCGTGGGCCGCTGGCGCGGCCCGCGTCGGCCGCGGGACCCCTTGCCGCGCGGGGCACCGCCTCCCGCGCCCTTCCCTCCCGGGACCCTGCCGCCCTCGCCCGGGGCGTCCTCGGTGACCCGGAAGGTCATGCGCAGGTGTGCAGGGACCGCGGCGGTGTCCATGTCCGCCGGGTCCAGCGGCGTGCCGGTCCGCCGCGTCAACGCACCGGCGAGCGCGGCAGCGAAGGTGCCGCTCCCCCGCATCGGCTCCGTCGCGGTCCCCGTGGGCGCGTCGGCGAGTTGCTCGGACAGGTCCTTCAGCGCCGCCGCCGCGTGGTCCGGCGCGGGTACGAAGGACCGGCGCACCGCCTTGGGCAGCGAGCGCAGCAGGGCCACCGCGAGCTCCTCGCGCAGGCCGGGCACCTGCCAGTCGAAGCCCTCGTCGCGCACCCGGTTGAGCTGGCTGAGCGTCAGGTGGGCCGTCACCCCATCGGCCTCGGTGCCGGGCTCGAACTGGTAGGTGAGGGGCAGCTCGACGTCACCCTGCACCCAGGTGGCCGGGAAGTCCGCGAGGTCCACACCGCTGGAGTCCTCGCCGACCACCTCCTCGACCGAGAGGTCCAGCAGGTGCGGCTCCGTGCGGCGGTGGGACTTCCACCAGCTGTCGAAGTGCGCGGCGGAGACCACCTCGGCGGGCAGGCGCTCGTCGTAGAAGGCGAACAGGGCCTCGTCGTCGAGCAGGTCCCGGCGCCGCGAGCGGGCCTCGAGCTGCTCCACCTCGGCGAGCACCTTCTTGTTGTGCCCCCAGAAGGCGTGGCCGGTCTGCCAGTCCCCCTCCACCAGCGCGTGCCGGATGAAGAGCTCCCGCGCCAGCGGGGCATCCACCGTCGCGAGGCCCACCTGCCGCCCGGCGACCAGCGGGATGCCCAGCAGGGTCACGCGCTCGTCGGCCACCGCCGAGGCCCGCTTGGCCGACCAGCGTGGCTCGGAGTACTGCCGCTTCACCAGGTGGTCGGCGGCCTCCTCCACCCACGCGGGGTCCACCGTCGCGTTCGTGCGGGCCCACAGGCGGGTGGTCTCCACCAGCTCGGCGGACATGATCCAGTCCGGGCGGGTGCGGAACAGCCCCGAGCCGGGCTGGATGGAGAAGTGCGCCCCGCGGGCGCCCAGGTAGTCCCGGGTCTCCCGGTCGCGCAGGCCCACCTGGCTCAGCAGCCCGGGCAGCAGGCTGCGGTGCACCACCTCGGCCTTCGCAGGGTCCACCGGCGCGAAGCCGTGGTCGCGCTGGCGGGTGCGGTCGGACTCCAGGCCCAGCGAGGAGTCCTGCCAGCCCAGGCCCTTGACCACGCTGCGCAGCTGATGGTGTACGTCCACCCACTCCCGCAGGCGCAGGTAGTGCAGGAACTCGGCACGGCACAGCCGGCGGAAGGCCGAGCCGGAGAGGCTGCCCTTGCGCTCCCGGGCGTACTGCCACAGGTTCAGCAGGGCGACGAAGTCGGAGTTCTCGTCCTTGAAGCGGGCGTGCAGCTGGTCGGCGCGCTCGCGCTTCTCGGCCGGCCGCTCCCGCGGGTCCTGGATGGACAGCCCGGCCACGATCACGAGCACCTCGGCCAGCGCCCCGCGGCGGTGGGCCTCCAACAGCATCCGCGCCAGGCGGGGGTCGGCGGGGATGGAGGCGAGCTCGCGCCCCTCGGGGGTCAGCGTCACGACACCGCCGCGGGAGGCGGTCTCCCGGGTCACGGCACCCAGCTCGTGCAGCAGGCGCAGGCCGTCGGTGATCTGGCGTGGGTCCGGCGGGTCGACGAAGCCGAAGCGCTGCACGTCCCCCAGGCCCAGGTGGGCCATCTGCAGGATCACGCTGGCCAGCGAGGTGCGCTGGATCTCCGGGTCGGTGAACTCGGGGCGGGCCTCGAAGTCCTCCTGCGAGTACAGGCGGATGCAGATGCCCGCGCTCACGCGCCCCGAGCGTCCCGCCCGCTGGTTGGCCGAGGCCCGGGAGATCTTCTCGATGGGGAGGCGCTGCACCTTGAGCCGTTGGCTGTACCGCGAGATGCGGGCCGTGCCGGTGTCCACCACGTACCGGATGCCGGGCACGGTCAGCGAGGTCTCCGCGACGTTGGTGGCCAGCACCACGCGCCGCGTGGAGTGGGGGGCGAAGACGCGCTGCTGCTCGGCGGAGGAGAGGCGGCCGTAGAGCGGGACGATCTCGGTGCCGGGCAGCTTCAGCCCCTCCAGCGCCTCGGTCGCGTCACGGATCTCCCGCTCCCCGGAGCAGAAGACCAGGATGTCGCGATCCTGCGGGCGGGGGTCGTCCGGGCCGATGACCTCGGTCCACAGCTCCTGCACGGCCTGGCCGATGCCGGTGACCTGGTCGATGTCGTCCTCGCCGTAGACGGTCTCGTCGTAGCCCTCGGGGTCGGCCAGCGCGGCAACGTTCGACGTCTCCTGGAGGCTGAGGGGCCGGTAGCGGATCTCCACCGGGTAGGTGCGCCCCGACACCTCGACGATGGGGGCAGGGTTGCCCTCCGCGTCCGCGAAGTGGTGGGCGAAGCGCTCGGGGTCGATGGTCGCCGAGGTGATGATCACCTTGAGGTCGGGCCGCCGCGGGAGCAGCTGCTGCAGGTACCCGAGGATGAAGTCGATGGTGAGGCTGCGCTCGTGGGCCTCATCGATGATGAGGGTGTCGTAGGCCCGCAGATCCCGGTCGAACTGCATCTGGTTGAGCAGGATGCCGTCGGTCATCACCTTCACGAGCGTCGTGGGGCTCGAGAGGTCGGTGAAGCGCACCTGGTAGCCCACCGGCCCCTGCGGGTCCTCGAGCTCGACCCCGAGCTCGTGCGCGATGCGGTCGGCCACCGACCGGGCGGCGATGCGGCGGGGCTGGGTGTGGCCGATCATCCCGGTCACGCCACGGCCCAACTCCAGGCAGATCTTGGGCAGCTGGGTGGTCTTGCCCGAGCCCGTCTCGCCGGCCACGACGACCACCTGATGATCGCGGATGGCGGCCGCCAGGTCGTCCTTGCGGTCGACCACAGGCAGGTCTGGCCAGCGCAGGGCCGGGACGGACGCGCGGCGCGCCTCGACCTGCTCGGGGGTCAGGCGGCGCGGGCCACGCCGGGTTCCCCGGCCGCGGCCGGACCGCCGCTGCCCCCGGCCACCACCGGAACGGCGCTTTCCGGCGCCCCGGGGGCCACCGGAACGGCCCTGCTCAGTCATCGTCTCGGGCGTCGGCGGACACCCCGGGGTCCTCGTACAGCGGCAGGCGGACCTGCCCGGTGCGCAGCGCGCCGCGCCCGATCATGTGCGCCGCCACCGGCGCGGTGAGGAACTGGAAGAGAACGGCCAGCACCAGGGCGCCCCACACGGGCCACTCCCGCACCACCAAGCCGAACCCGATGGCCATGAGCACCAGGCCCATCGTCTGCGGCTTGGTGGCCGCGTGCATGCGGGTCAGCACGTCGGGGAAGCGCACCAGACCGATCCCGGCCACCAGCGACAACAGGGCGCCCACCAGCAAGAAGGAGGCGCCGGCAATCTGCAGGGCGTCGTTCACGAGGGCCTCCCGTCCGCGGACATGTCCACCCGCTCGTCCCGAGCCCACCCGGTGTCCCGGTCGCGGGCGGCATAGCGGGCCGCGGCCACCGCCCCCAGGAAGACCACCAGGGACAACGAGACCAGCAGGGTCACCGCCTGCGCCAGGCCCCACCAGGCCCCCATGAGACAGAAGAAGCCCAGCAGGATGCTGACCAGCAGGTCCGAGCCCACCATCCGGTCCAAGACTGTGGGGCCGCGCACGATGCGCACCAGGGCCAGGGCCGAGGCGGCGATGAGGGCCGCCGCGGCGCCCCACATCAGCCACGTCGCGATCTCGTTCATCGGTCCTCCCGGCGGTAGTCGGCGTCGAAGGCGGCCAGCACCCGGCGCTCCTGGGCCAGGCAGTCCTGCCGCAGGCGCTCGGCGTCCTCCTCCGAGCGCACGCCCAGGCAGTGCACGTGGGCGATGCCGGTGGCGTCGTCGAGGTCGATCACCATGGTGCCCGGCACCAGCGTGATCAGCTCGGAGGTGATGGTCTGGAAGAGCTCCTCCTCAGCCTGGAACTGCACCACCACCATCGCGGCGTCCGTCCGCCGCCCCGGCAGCACCGCCAGCAGCGTCACCTCCACGACGGCCCCCACCAGGTCGCGCAGGAAGACGGCCACCAGCACGACGAAGGACCAAGGGCGGAAAGTGCCGTTCACCCGCATCCGGGGCAGCGGCGAGGCCAGCGAGACCATGAGCCCCAGGGCGAGACCACCGAAGATGATCATCGGCGAGTAGGAGCCCCAGGCGATCATCCACACCACCACGAGCCACAGCAGTGGGAACAGCTGGATGCGGCGCAGCATCAGTGGTCACCGCCCTTCGGCTCCGGGTAGTTCTCCGCCATCGCGTCCGCGGCGTCGGAGACGGCCGTGAGGTAGCTGTGGCGGTTCACCAGGTCCCCCGCGGCCCGCTCGGAGATGCCGTAGATGGGGCCGGCGAAGACCGTGAGGCCCAGCCCGAGCAACACCATCGTGCCGGTGGGGACGAACAGGCCGGGGCCGATGCGCTCGGCCCGCTGGCCCATGCCCTCCTCCTTGCTCTCGGCGCCCCAGAAGGACTTCGCCCAGGTTTTGGCGATGGCGTAGAGCGTCAGCACGGAGGTGACCACACTGCCGACGATGAGCACCCACATCATCTCCGTGCCGATCTGCGCGGCGGCCCGCATCAGGCCCACCTTGCCGATGAAGCCGGAGAAGGGCGGGATGCCGGCGAGGTTCATGGCCGGGATGAACCACAGCACTGCGAGCCACGGGGCCGTGCGGATGAGGCCGCCGAGCCGGTCCAGCGTGCTGACCCCGGTACGCCGCTGCACCATGCCCGTCACCAGGAACAGCGTGGCCTGGATGAGGATGTGGTGGATGACGTAGAAGATCGCGGCGGCGATGCCGGCAGCCGTGCCGATCGCCAGACCGAAGAGCATGTAGCCGATGTGGCTGACCAACGTGAAGCTGATCATCCGCTTGACCTCGGTCTGCGCCACGGCCCCCAGGATGCCCACGACCATGGTCAGCAGGGCGGCCCACAGCAGCAGGTCCTGCAAGATCCCGCCGGGGAAGATCAGCGTCTGGGTGCGGATCATCGCGTACACGCCCACCTTGGTGAGCAGACCGGCGAAGACAGCGGTCACCGGGGCCGGGGCCGTCGGGTAGGAGTCCGGCAGCCAGCTCGACATGGGGAACACCGCGGCCTTCACCGCGAAGCCCACCAGCAGCATCGACTGGAGCAGCACCTGCGTGCCCTGCGGGAGGTCCCCCATCCGCTCGGCCACCTGCGCGAGGTTCACCGTGCCGGTGGCCGTGTAGACCATCGCGACGGCGAACAGGAAGACCGTGGAGCTCAACAGGGAGACGAAGGTGTAGGTGACACCGGCCCGCACGCGCGAGGCGGTGCCGCCCAGGGTCAGCAGCACGAAGCTCGCGCCCAGCAGCACCTCGAAGCCCACGTACATGTGGAACAGGTCGCCGGAGACGAAGGTGGTGGCCACGCCCGCGGCCAGCACCAGCAGCGAGGGGTGGAAGATCGGCAGCGGTGCCTTGCCCCCGGCCTCCTGGTCGAAGGACTCGCGCCCCTCACCGTTGGAGTACCAGAGCACCCCGAGGATCACGGTGAACCCCACGATCAGCATCAGTGCCGAGAGGCGGTCGACCACCAGGACGATGCCCTCGTAGGGGATCCACGCCGCGGTCGGCACCACCTGCGGGCCGTCGGTGTCAGCCGCCCAGAGCAGCACCACCGAGCCCACGAGGCAGGCGGCCACGACGGCGGTGGAAATCACGCGCTGGACAGTGGTGTGGCGGCCAGCCGCCAGCGTCACCGCGGAGGCCAGCAGCGGCAGCATCACCAACAGCGGGACGATGAAGGAGACGTTGAGGTCGTTCACCGCGCACCTCCTGTCGTGTCCACGGGCGGTTGGTCGTCGTCGCGGGGCTGGAAGGCCCGGCTGCGGTGGCGGCGGATCTCCCGGCGGCGTTCGCGGAAGCGCCGCACCGCCTGCTCCATGTAGTGGTCACCGGTGTCGTCGACGTCGTCATCACCGATGTCGTCCGGGGTGAGGTCGTCGTCGCCCTCGAAATCCGAGCCGGACATGTCGGCCCGGTCGGCCCGCAGCACGATGCGCAGGTCCTCGGGGTCGTGCGTGACCCGGTCGGTCCCGCTGAGCTGCCAGGACCGGTGCGCCAGGGCGAGCAGGAACGAGACCAGACCCAACGAGATGACGATGGCGGTGAGCATCATCGCCTGCGGCAGCGGGTCGGCCATCGCGGCGGACGGCACCTCCTCGATCAGCGGCGGCTTGCCGGGAGGACCGGACGCTGCCAGGAAGAGCAGGTTCACCCCGTTGCCGACCAGGATGAAGCCCAGGAGCATCCGGACGATGGAGCGCGCCAGCATCAGGTAGACCCCGGCGCCGGCCAGGACGGCACCGGCGACGATCAGGGCGAGGGAGGGGGCCATGGCCTCGCTCATGCGTCGACCTCCGGGCGCTCGATGGGACGTTCGGTGTGGCGCAGGCCGTAGCGGACGAACTCGTCGTCGGCGTGGCGGCTCAACGCATCACGGTCGCCGTCCCCGCGCTCGCTGGCGATCTGCTGGTCGACGCCGTCACCCAGGCTGGTGAGCAGCCCGACGCCCATGCCGAGCACCACCAGGTAGACGCCGATGTCGAAGAAGGCGGGCGTCACCAGGTGCAGGTTGCCCAGCACCGGGATGTCGAGGTCGAAGACCCAGCTCTGCAGCGGCTCGCCGCCGGCCATCATCCCCAGCACGCCGGTGGTGACGGCCAGGAAGAGACCGCCGCCCATCAGCGTGCCCGAGAGCACCGGCGCGGCCGCGCGCAGCTCGTCACCCTCACCGGCGAGGTAGCGGACGGTCAGGGCCAGCGTGGCGATGAGGCCGCCCGCGAAGCCACCGCCGGGGGCGTCGTGACCCACCAGCAGGACGAACAGGCTCCAGACCAGCATGCCGTGGAAGATCAGGCGGGTCACGACCTCGAGCACCGCCGAGCGACGGGTTGCCTTCATGCGGCTCGCGTCGGCCAGCCAGCGGCTGCCCTCGGTGTCGGGCTCGTGGTGGACCGCACGGCGGGTGCGGGACACCGAGGCGGCGGCGCGGGCGGTCTCCAGCACCTCCTCGCGCAGGAAGACCAGGCTGGCCACACCGGTGGCGCAGACGAGCACCACAGCGATCTCACCCATCGTGTCCCAACCTCGGGTGTCCACGAGGATCACGTTCACGATGTTGTGCCCGCCGCCCTTGGTGTAGGCGGTCTCGAGCAGCCCCCCGCTCGCCGGCGGGTGCATGCGCGAGGCCGCGGCCACCAAGGCCACGATCGCGAGCACCCCGGCCACGCCCACCGCGATGACGATGCGGGCGGCGCGCTCGACCGTGCGCGGGGTGTCGGGGAAGCGTCCGGCCATGCGTCGCAGCACCAGGATGAAGATGACGATGGAGATGCTCTCCACCATCAGCTGGG encodes:
- a CDS encoding RNA polymerase sigma factor, with the protein product MLDKPGLIEFVERAVDNGKVATDKVQAAIEGADLTPTQAQRLLKNLRSQGVEVHFDQETAARLAQVQRGVKPRATRSRTAKSTTAKSTTAKSATAKSTTSKATTAKSTTAKSTTAKSATAKSTTAKSTTSKATTKSTPTKGAAAKSTPAKGTASTTRKATKAAKGTAAKSTAKGKAATKTTAKSAAETNARNASADAPELDEIAAEDEAEERAKLEGKDTVELVAGETSQVAPQKAAEEEASESRGFVLRADDEDDAPAQQVVTAGATADAVKDYLKQIGKVALLNAEQEVDLAKRIEAGLFAEQRLNSGDKIDAKLKRELWWVASDGKNAKNHLLEANLRLVVSLAKRYTGRGMLFLDLIQEGNLGLIRAVEKFDYTKGYKFSTYATWWIRQAITRAMADQARTIRIPVHMVEVINKLARVQRQMLQDLGREPTPEELAKELDMTPEKVVEVQKYGREPISLHTPLGEDGDSEFGDLIEDSEAVVPSDAVSFTLLQEQLHSVLDTLSEREAGVVSMRFGLADGQPKTLDEIGRVYGVTRERIRQIESKTMSKLRHPSRSQVLRDYLD
- a CDS encoding universal stress protein; protein product: MAVIVGYIASDEGRAALKFGVAEAIRRQEPLQVVHSARTGKGSGADSTRAFVRELEAAEKDLEEAGVALERLDFDRGNEPSEDLIEVAESAASSGQEAVIVIGLRRRTPVGKLLLGSNAQRILLEAPCPVIAVKAV
- a CDS encoding DUF4192 domain-containing protein, whose translation is MTTIPKVRDLPDLLTVVPLLAGFTPTDAVVLVCPTPEGRVALQRVALPPPDHWSHAHLDARELVQSVLPALLHADLRRLTLIGYLSDPMDQDYVGALLHQSADWLAETGIDVMGVALVCEGSWWRPDCPCGDLECGEPQPVPSLHESAAATALIAEGAVVHESPEALLAPWVEGEGAQLDPQELAAATKRWTGRKGNTRLRKESLEQWRRVVHEPAAEFGPPELAAVLWAARSVPVRDALIAWLTPGGMPLEALDPDARAAVEQALGEPASVVGEDRWTGWAVTQNLRTLTAVLPTTCAAPVACLAGLWAWWHGDGIVARFLLERALDAEPGHTLSGLLLRLVHHGIPMEGSPARRVSAGCDALDTNGRLR
- a CDS encoding EcsC family protein; this translates as MGFFSSKKDKELERRAAAAAQTEDPGLLDKAAHSLADRLLKVGIDGVGPVKGAQKVAEQALVAAKGDVEKAEKAIAKDHFRKIAGGGFATGLGGLITLPVALPANVLEFYLLSTRAIAAIAHLRGHDVQQPELRSAILLTLVGADARDILTSAGIPATLVSGGRLASLASRQLPAPALMVVNKAVGFRILAQTGEKVLTRLGKAIPLAGGVIGAALDVYLFNRILDHAREELPRV
- a CDS encoding PAC2 family protein; translation: MQDPSELFRIEDPADIDPRSVRTDTLWLATGGLVDAGDVEKNAVAHVLSTMESRVVASFDVDALLDYRARRPLLTFQRDRYISVDMPSLVVHRVTDPNGRHFLLLNGPEPDYQWERFLMALLMLAQEFGVRTLVSANGAPMQVPHTRPTGLTAYASDERLIADHASVFGTMQVPGHVDGLAHVRFAEAGIDTIGFAIHVPGYLADREMLDGTVAALHAISEATGIEVPMDDLEKRAEVNRRELDELVESNPEALEVVRTMEQQFDEFMSSQQRRSLTAHDVAKLPSPDEIASDLEEWLASGATMEDAPNEPGDGEPDDESGADGSDDRPADPDDDGPPAGRGGSTVWG